In Helianthus annuus cultivar XRQ/B chromosome 3, HanXRQr2.0-SUNRISE, whole genome shotgun sequence, a single window of DNA contains:
- the LOC110932068 gene encoding nuclear distribution protein nudE homolog 1-like translates to MHDNNELHHARALIEELKDEKYRLESQLQAAGLRENRFLSEKNKAEDDLKRVTAHLAEERLIWARDIAEKDRVLAHAKSVQEELERKAITEAQKVRSEMSAQVEKFRIDTDFVSQVQERYQALTVEVEASNAKARAKQTELEEREGQLRELQHRCDSLLSERNALAQSSAARLKEVESALEG, encoded by the coding sequence ATGCATGATAACAATGAGCTCCACCACGCGCGGGCCCTTATTGAAGAGCTCAAAGATGAGAAGTACCGCTTGGAGAGTCAGCTCCAAGCCGCTGGGTTAAGGGAGAACCGGTTTTTGTCAGAGAAAAACAAAGCTGAGGACGACTTGAAGAGGGTGACTGCCCACCTTGCTGAGGAGCGGCTCATATGGGCTCGCGATATAGCAGAGAAGGACCGGGTCCTTGCTCACGCTAAAAGCGTGCAGGAGGAGTTGGAGCGTAAAGCTATTACTGAGGCCCAGAAGGTGAGATCTGAAATGTCTGCGCAAGTGGAAAAATTCCGAATTGACACTGACTTTGTGTCTCAGGTGCAGGAGCGCTATCAAGCTTTGACCGTTGAGGTGGAAGCTTCAAATGCTAAAGCCCGGGCGAAACAGACGGAATTGGAGGAACGGGAGGGGCAGCTTAGGGAACTTCAGCATCGTTGTGATTCCCTTCTTTCTGAAAGAAATGCACTTGCCCAATCCTCCGCCGCGCGCCTGAAGGAGGTGGAAAGTGCCTTGGAGGGGTGA